Proteins from a genomic interval of Salmo trutta chromosome 39, fSalTru1.1, whole genome shotgun sequence:
- the LOC115179445 gene encoding aryl hydrocarbon receptor, translating to MLGSTAQYAAKKRKKPVQKIPKPPPTDGIKSNPSKRHRDRLNGELDKLTGLLPFSEDVRARLDKLSVLRLSVGYLKVKSFFNATMKKGSPGWGVERAVVFGGNGQITLAKSTATTTSVDGVTFSEGNLLHQALNGFVLVVTAEGYVFYSSPTVQDYLGFHQSDVVHQSVFELIHTDDRALFRRQLHFALNPNQFDTEPGTTENLQPNNSSDITSNIVSYDPQHIPPENSSFLERSFVCRFRCLLDNSSGFLALNFNGRLKYLHGQNKMSDDGTIDHPQLALFLVATPIQTPSILEIRTKTLIFQTKHKLDFTPTNVDTRGKVVLGYTELELCMRGSGYQFIHAADMMHCADNHVRMIKTGETGLTVFRLLAKNGVWIWVQANARLIYKGGRPDFIMVRQRPLSNNEGEEHLRQRRLQLPFNFTTGEAVLYEMGPSLDVTDVPSQSKGPKIRKMAEEMALDPDSLLGSMLKQDQAIYMQTSPSEPSSEPPNPQELCSWEDQAFSNSHAMANVPSDSWQSQHHTMPRPDAGIREESTVQDLMETLQQIIGDNSLCSSLDVDPIELKDWENTLLKMSSSNCEMSEDLDDILNHDILSYVEEHLFKENGGLKMPEHLGSLLGSVSVNNPLLEVPECLTNVDLQGNTMMPEGKGFNWGVDPKQNQLLGMGGLSAAETVSNVQGMMKQTNMGSQMGLNGPTLQQASSRNTFAQSLGENLGLQSNANPLAFNPALAGSCAQLRQNQAKGRQQGLQASQILSSPGNGLASYSLRHQMQSGLANRSSATQAIPAPMVLPIQNQLGWGMNDQPMRFQNQSSISQSDPFAVPGQETMWMPLPSSMPNTNMVADTLLETFAQNISNQPKDVILDPNPASCLQGHFSLQTLHQQQQQMLPSMLHQQNGHQHNVMGSFYNNQVSDFQTAPQLPIPVLEAQPQQNSQAHNYNRAQTISGQYRPQKTSAVVTPPLVSSNSCMFSNTNPHSVPVNGVCLTPNTALGSLVPSSCQRAMAPLHDQSPSQASCYFQRNSSGPIVGSSAIPQGDTNISPLSCQVGPGLTPGGLTPDSLMVQQQYLNCNGQTQVTNCPMEENISFQFPALPNRTTYFSENNQTNCCDF from the exons CGACCATGAAGAAAGGCAGTCcagggtggggggtggagagagcGGTGGTGTTCGGAGGGAATGGACAGATCACTCTAGCGAAGAGCACAGCCACCACAACCTCTGTGGATGGGGTCACGTTCTCCGAGGGAAACCTCCTGCACCAG gcCCTGAACGGCTTCGTGCTGGTGGTCACGGCGGAGGGATACGTGTTCTACTCCTCTCCTACTGTTCAGGACTACCTAGGCTTCCACCAG TCAGATGTGGTCCACCAGAGTGTGTTTGAGTTGATCCACACAGACGACAGGGCCTTGTTCAGACGTCAGCTCCACTTCGCCCTTAACCCCAACCAGTTTGATACAGAGCCAGGGACAACAGAGA acctgcagcctaacaacagcagtgacatcaccagcaacaTAGTGAGCTACGACCCGCAGCACATTCCCCCTGAGAACTCTTCCTTCCTGGAGAGGAGCTTTGTCTGTCGCTTCCGCTGTCTCCTGGACAACTCCTCTGGCTTCCTG GCCCTGAACTTCAATGGGCGTCTGAAGTACCTCCATGGCCAGAACAAGATGTCAGATGATGGTACCATAGACCACCCCCAGCTGGCCCTGTTCTTGGTGGCTACCCCCATCCAGACCCCCTCTATCCTGGAGATCAGGACCAAGACACTTATATTCCAGACCAAACACAAGCTGGACTTCACCCCCACGAATGTTGATACACG AGGGAAGGTGGTTCTGGGCTACACGGAGCTGGAGTTGTGTATGAGAGGCTCTGGATACCAGTTCATTCACGCTGCTGACATGATGCACTGTGCCGACAACCATGTCAGAA TGATAAAGACAGGGGAGACTGGTCTGACTGTGTTTAGGCTCCTGGCCAAGAATGGTGTGTGGATCTGGGTTCAGGCTAATGCCAGACTGATCTACAAGGGAGGGAGGCCCGACTTCATCATGGTCAGACAGAGACCGTTATC AAATAATGAGGGTGAGGAGCACCTTCGCCAGCGGAGACTCCAGCTGCCCTTTAACTTCACCACTGGGGAAGCTGTTCTCTACGAGATGGGCCCCTCTCTGGACGTAACTGACGTTCCATCCCAGAGCAAGGGCCCTAAGATCAGGAAGATGGCCGAAGAAATGGCCCTGGACCCCGACTCCCTGCTGGGCTCCATGCTGAAGCAGGACCAGGCCATCTACATGCAG ACCAGCCCCAGTGAGCCCTCCAGCGAGCCCCCCAACCCTCAGGAGCTGTGCTCCTGGGAAGACCAGGCCTTCAGCAACAGCCATGCAATGGCTAACGTGCCTAGTGATTCCTGGCAGTCCCAACACCACACTATGCCCAGGCCGGACGCAGGCATCAGGGAGGAGTCCACTGTCCAGGACCTGATGGAAACACTGCAGCAAATCATCGGGGACAACAGCCTGTGTTCCAG CCTGGATGTGGACCCCATAGAGCTGAAGGACTGGGAGAACACTCTGCTGAAGATGAGCTCCAGCAACTGTGAGATGTCCGAGGACCTTGATGACATCCTCAACCATGACATCCTGTCATATGTGGAGGAACATCTCTTCAAGGAGAACGGAGGACTCAAGATGCCCGAGCATTTGGGCTCACTGCTGGGGTCCGTTAGTGTCAACAACCCTCTCCTGGAGGTACCAGAGTGCCTTACAAATGTCGACCTGCAGGGGAATACCATGATGCCTGAAGGAAAGGGCTTCAACTGGGGGGTTGATCCCAAGCAGAACCAGTTGCTTGGGATGGGAGGCTTGAGTGCGGCTGAAACAGTGAGTAACGTTCAGGGCATGATGAAGCAGACAAACATGGGCTCTCAGATGGGATTGAACGGCCCCACACTCCAGCAGGCTTCCTCCAGGAACACATTTGCCCAATCCCTGGGAGAGAACCTGGGCCTGCAGAGCAACGCTAACCCTCTGGCCTTTAACCCTGCCCTGGCTGGCTCCTGTGCCCAGCTGCGGCAGAACCAAGCCAAAGGTAGGCAGCAAGGCCTCCAGGCCTCTCAGATCCTGTCCAGCCCTGGTAACGGGCTGGCGTCTTATTCCCTGAGACATCAGATGCAGTCAGGCCTTGCCAATCGGAGCTCTGCCACTCAGGCCATCCCTGCTCCTATGGTTCTGCCAATCCAGAACCAGCTGGGGTGGGGCATGAATGATCAGCCAATGAGATTCCAGAACCAGAGCTCCATAAGCCAATCAGATCCCTTTGCAGTGCCCGGTCAGGAAACCATGTGGATGCCCTTGCCCTCCTCCATGCCCAATACCAACATGGTGGCCGACACCTTGTTGGAAACCTTTGCCCAGAATATTTCAAATCAACCAAAAGATGTCATTCTAGATCCCAACCCGGCTAGCTGCCTACAAGGACACTTTTCCCTGCAGACCctgcatcagcagcagcagcaaatgCTGCCCTCGATGTTACACCAACAAAATGGACACCAACACAATGTCATGGGCAGCTTTTATAACAACCAGGTGTCTGACTTCCAAACTGCTCCCCAGCTCCCTATCCCTGTGCTCGAGGCCCAGCCACAGCAGAACTCTCAGGCCCATAACTACAACAGGGCTCAAACAATATCAGGCCAGTACAGGCCTCAAAAGACCTCTGCTGTCGTCACCCCTCCTCTCGTCTCTTCCAACAGCTGTATGTTCAGCAACACCAACCCCCACTCGGTTCCTGTCAACGGGGTCTGTTTAACCCCCAACACGGCCCTTGGTTCCCTGGTCCCATCCTCCTGTCAGAGAGCCATGGCCCCCCTCCACGACCAGAGTCCCTCCCAGGCCTCCTGCTACTTCCAGAGGAACTCCAGCGGGCCTATTGTGGGCTCCTCTGCAATCCCACAGGGTGACACCAACATCAGCCCTCTGTCCTGTCAGGTGGGGCCTGGTCTAACCCCTGGGGGCCTCACACCAGACAGCCTGATGGTCCAGCAGCAGTACCTCAACTGCAACGGGCAGACACAG GTCACAAACTGTCCAATGGAGGAAAACATATCGTTCCAGTTCCCGGCCCTGCCCAACAGAACCACATACTTCTCAGAGAACAATCAAACCAACTGTTGCGACTTCTAG